One genomic window of Choristoneura fumiferana chromosome 14, NRCan_CFum_1, whole genome shotgun sequence includes the following:
- the LOC141434707 gene encoding peptidylprolyl isomerase domain and WD repeat-containing protein 1-like, which produces MEFGRRMATERDLEKSDAVHYANIIFDASGHFVLYATMLGVKIVNLVTNRCASMLGKPENLRPLHLALFQGRTNQSKVATTLEMEGSENPTLLSIKTDPTLFCTAYKKNRFYMFSRRSPDDIKSPDADRDIFNEKPSKEDIISATEGQGVQRIYEQAILHTSLGDVHIRLFGKDTPRSAENFCVHARNGYYNGHIFHRVIKGFMVQTGDPTGTGTGGESIWGGEFADEFRPQLKHDRPYTVSMANAGPNTNGSQFFITLAPTPWLDNKHTVFGRVVRGMEVVQNIGSVKTNPKTDKPYEDIRVISVTVK; this is translated from the exons ATGGAGTTTGGACGCAG AATGGCGACTGAGCGCGACCTAGAGAAATCAGACGCGGTGCACTATGCGAACATAATATTCGACGCGAGCGGCCACTTCGTGCTGTACGCGACCATGCTCGGCGTCAAAATAGTCAATCTCGTGACCAACCGCTGCGCCAGCATGCTAGGCAAGCCTGAAAACTTGCGACCATTACATCTAGCGCTCTTCCAG GGCCGAACGAACCAGTCCAAAGTGGCCACCACCCTCGAAATGGAAGGCTCGGAGAACCCAACCCTGCTTAGCATTAAGACTGACCCCACGCTGTTCTGCACGGCGTACAAGAAGAACCGGTTCTATATGTTCTCCCGCCGCAGCCCTGATGACATCAAGAGCCCTGACGCCGACCGGGACATCTTCAACGAGAAACCTTCGAAGGAGGATATTATATCGGCTACGGAGGGACAAG GCGTCCAGCGGATATACGAGCAGGCGATCCTCCACACGTCCCTCGGTGACGTCCACATCCGGCTGTTCGGCAAGGACACGCCGCGCTCGGCCGAGAACTTCTGCGTACACGCACGTAATGGCTACTACAACGGACACATCTTCCATCGGGTGATCAAGGGGTTCATGGTGCAGACTGGGGACCCCACAG GCACGGGCACGGGCGGCGAGAGCATCTGGGGCGGCGAGTTCGCGGACGAGTTCCGGCCGCAGCTGAAGCACGACCGGCCTTACACCGTGAGCATGGCCAACGCCGGACCAAACACCAACGGCAGCCAGTTCTTCATCACCCTCGCGCCCACG CCGTGGTTGGACAACAAGCACACGGTTTTCGGGCGCGTGGTACGCGGAATGGAAGTGGTCCAGAACATTGGCAGCGTCAAGACCAACCCCAAGACAGACAAGCCGTACGAAGACATACGCGTCATCTCCGTCACCGTCAAGTAA
- the LOC141434708 gene encoding transcription factor Jun-like produces MVRHFGHGMETTFYDEQFPLSGPVENLKRNLTLDLDLGRGGKRPRNGPPLLSSPDLQLLKLGSPELEKLIIQNGMITTATPTPGGQVLFPAATEEQEMYAQPFVEALHKLHHNDPPAVVTRRVYADLDRPLERFPSPIIKDEPQTVPSASSSPPLSPIDMDSQERIKLERKRQRNRVAASKCRRRKLERISKLEDKVKLLKGENAELAQMVVKLKDHVHRLKQQVLEHANGGCLIESHF; encoded by the coding sequence ATGGTTCGCCACTTCGGCCACGGCATGGAGACTACTTTCTATGACGAGCAGTTTCCCTTGAGCGGTCCAGTGGAAAACCTCAAGAGAAACCTGACCCTAGACCTGGATCTCGGAAGGGGCGGAAAGAGGCCGAGGAACGGCCCTCCCTTGCTGTCCTCGCCTGACCTTCAACTTTTGAAACTGGGTTCACCGGAGTTAGAGAAGCTGATCATCCAGAACGGCATGATCACGACAGCGACGCCCACCCCCGGCGGCCAGGTGCTGTTCCCCGCCGCAACGGAGGAACAGGAAATGTACGCCCAGCCGTTCGTCGAGGCGTTACATAAACTACACCACAACGACCCGCCGGCAGTCGTCACGCGGCGAGTGTACGCGGACCTCGACCGGCCGCTCGAGCGCTTTCCCTCTCCAATCATCAAGGACGAGCCCCAGACCGTGCCCAGCGCTTCCAGCTCGCCCCCCCTCTCTCCCATCGACATGGACTCGCAGGAGAGGATCAAACTGGAGCGGAAGAGACAGAGGAATCGGGTGGCCGCGTCTAAGTGCCGGCGGCGCAAGCTCGAGCGTATTTCCAAGTTGGAAGACAAAGTGAAGCTGTTGAAGGGCGAGAATGCGGAGCTGGCACAGATGGTGGTGAAGCTGAAAGATCACGTTCACCGGCTCAAGCAGCAGGTGTTGGAGCACGCGAACGGCGGCTGCCTCATCGAGTCGCACTTCTGA